The genomic window GTCTGCGCGGTGATCGCCCAGCGCCCTCGATGCGCTCACGGACGGAGGGAGCTGATCACTTCATCGATCGCGATCGAGAAAGACGCGGATGCGGTCATCCCCGACGCCCACGGGAATCCACAGCCTCCCCCGATGTGCGATAGCCCCGCAGGAGTACACGACCCGCGGCACGTACCCGTCCCGCATCCTGCGCGCCGGCTGCAGGAGTGGCTCTCGCAGCCGCCCCACCACGCGAGACGGGTCATCGAGATCGAGCAGGATGGCGCCGAGCGAATAGGTGCGCAACGGCCCGACGCCGTGCGTGAGGACCAGCCATCCACTCTCGGTCTCGATCGGCGCGCCGCAGTTTCCGAGCTGAACGAGCTCCCACAGCTCGGTCGGGCGATGGACGATGCCCGCATCGTCCCAGATGACACCGTCGACCGACGTCGCGAGAGAGATGTTCTCGCCGTCGGTGCGGCTGAGAGCGAGGTGGAGACCACCGACGAGCCGGGGAAAGAGCGCCATCCCCTTGTTGTGGGCTCCGCTGCCGGTCAGGCGGTGGATGGTGAACTCACGGAGATCCGGCGATGTGATCAGGCGAGGCGCGATGTCGCGTCCGTCGTACGCGGTGTAGGTCGCGCGATAGCCGGTGACCCCGTCGGCACCGGTGAAGCGAACGAATCGCGCATCCTCCATGCCGTGGTTCTCCTCGGCATCGACGGGCAGGAGCATCCGTCCGCTCAGCGGCGCGGCGGGCGAGAACTCAGCCCGGTATGCGGACGCCGCCATGTCGCGCATCGCCTGCGTCGGCCAACGACTGTCGGGACGGGTCGAGAGCTGGTCCGGAAGCTCGAGGAGGGCGTACTCCAGCTCGGCCACGGAGAACCTTTCGGGAAGATTGCTCAGCACAGCACTGGCCAGGTCGGTGAGATGGCCTTCATGCTCGAGCGCGCGACCGAAGTGCTCTCGCGACCACTCGGCGCCCTGCACCAGGGGAAGCGTCAGGGGCGTCGAGCGCTGCTCGAACGTCCAGCCTTCATCGGCGTCGATCACCGCTTCGGCGAATCCGATGGACGAGACGTGCCCTTCTCCGATGCAGCGCAAGGCGATGGCCACGCGCAGTTCGTTCGGACCGAGCCCGTCCTGCGAGGGATGCTCGACGGCGCTGGGGTTGCAGAGGGCCGCCCCTTCGACGGCATACTCCGCCGTGAACGCAGCCCCCAGCACCGCTCCCTGAGCATCCGTGAGAGGGGCGTGGCCCACGATGCGGCTGGCGACGGCGCGAGCATTCGCAGCCAGGAGGTCTGCGACACCCGTGTGCCTGGCCGAGAGCTCCCGGACGACGTGCGCCGCCATCTGCTCCGTCAGGGCAGCCGGCACCGCGAGCACTCGCGCGATGATCTGCGCGACGCGCGAATGCGACGAGCGCAGTCCCTCTCCAGGGAGGAAGAACCTGGCCACGACCCGGGCCGGATCGTGATCGAGGCCCGCAGGATGCTCGCGGATCGTCACGGCGCCACCCGTTCCAGCACCCCGAGACGGGCCGCCTGCTGGTACGTCCCGAGGGCTGCGATCGTGG from Microbacterium sp. ProA8 includes these protein-coding regions:
- a CDS encoding glycosylase, with translation MTIREHPAGLDHDPARVVARFFLPGEGLRSSHSRVAQIIARVLAVPAALTEQMAAHVVRELSARHTGVADLLAANARAVASRIVGHAPLTDAQGAVLGAAFTAEYAVEGAALCNPSAVEHPSQDGLGPNELRVAIALRCIGEGHVSSIGFAEAVIDADEGWTFEQRSTPLTLPLVQGAEWSREHFGRALEHEGHLTDLASAVLSNLPERFSVAELEYALLELPDQLSTRPDSRWPTQAMRDMAASAYRAEFSPAAPLSGRMLLPVDAEENHGMEDARFVRFTGADGVTGYRATYTAYDGRDIAPRLITSPDLREFTIHRLTGSGAHNKGMALFPRLVGGLHLALSRTDGENISLATSVDGVIWDDAGIVHRPTELWELVQLGNCGAPIETESGWLVLTHGVGPLRTYSLGAILLDLDDPSRVVGRLREPLLQPARRMRDGYVPRVVYSCGAIAHRGRLWIPVGVGDDRIRVFLDRDR